The following are from one region of the Azospirillum sp. B510 genome:
- a CDS encoding efflux RND transporter periplasmic adaptor subunit → MRITRLWRHGGACALLAVMLMGCERSEPAPAPPAPLVSVLTMAPSRLELTDDLPGRVAALRVAEIRPQVSGIVRRRNFEQGSEVRAGQPLFQIDPAPFKADVDMAAAALQRAMIGLERAKLQVARLQPLVRTDTVSRQAYDEAVFQRDQAAADVAHARATLARRELDLTFATVEAPISGRIDQALVTEGALVGGNDGNPMARIQQIDQVYVDVRQPASSLAPLRKALAARQAESRDGLPVSILRDGGEAYGATGRVLFSGVSVDPGTGNVLLRILVDNPERDLLPGMFVRARVPRTSYADALTLPQQAILRIGGLPQVWTLDRNGLASLKPVELGELVDRRYRISAGLAAGEKVVVEGMERLSEGVQATARDWPASQPAAAAMR, encoded by the coding sequence ATGAGGATCACCCGGTTGTGGCGCCATGGCGGCGCCTGTGCCCTGTTGGCCGTGATGCTGATGGGGTGCGAGCGATCCGAACCGGCCCCGGCCCCTCCGGCCCCGCTGGTTTCCGTTCTCACCATGGCACCGTCCCGACTGGAGCTGACCGACGATCTGCCCGGCCGTGTCGCCGCGCTGCGGGTCGCCGAGATCCGGCCGCAGGTCAGCGGCATCGTGCGGCGCCGGAACTTCGAGCAGGGCAGCGAGGTGCGAGCCGGCCAGCCGCTGTTCCAGATCGACCCGGCGCCCTTCAAGGCCGACGTGGACATGGCCGCCGCCGCCCTGCAACGGGCGATGATCGGGCTGGAACGCGCCAAGCTGCAGGTGGCGAGGTTGCAGCCGCTGGTCAGGACCGATACCGTCAGCCGTCAGGCCTATGACGAGGCGGTGTTCCAACGCGATCAGGCCGCGGCCGATGTGGCGCACGCCCGCGCCACGCTGGCCCGCCGCGAACTCGACCTGACCTTCGCCACGGTGGAGGCGCCGATCTCCGGCCGCATCGACCAGGCGTTGGTGACGGAAGGGGCGCTGGTCGGCGGCAACGACGGCAACCCGATGGCGCGCATCCAGCAGATCGATCAGGTCTATGTCGACGTGCGCCAGCCGGCATCCTCGCTGGCCCCCCTGCGCAAGGCCCTGGCCGCGCGGCAGGCGGAGTCCAGGGACGGCCTGCCGGTCTCCATCCTGCGCGACGGCGGTGAAGCGTACGGGGCGACCGGGCGGGTTCTGTTCTCGGGCGTCTCGGTCGATCCCGGCACCGGCAATGTGCTGCTGCGCATCCTCGTCGACAATCCGGAACGCGACCTGCTGCCGGGCATGTTCGTTCGCGCGCGGGTGCCGCGCACCAGCTACGCCGACGCCCTGACCCTGCCGCAACAGGCGATCCTGCGCATCGGCGGCCTGCCGCAGGTGTGGACGCTCGACCGGAACGGCCTGGCTTCCCTCAAGCCGGTGGAGCTGGGCGAACTGGTCGACCGTCGCTATCGCATCAGCGCCGGCCTCGCAGCCGGGGAAAAGGTCGTGGTCGAGGGCATGGAGCGTCTGTCCGAAGGCGTCCAGGCGACCGCGCGTGACTGGCCGGCTTCCCAGCCCGCCGCCGCCGCGATGCGCTGA